The Sylvia atricapilla isolate bSylAtr1 chromosome 10, bSylAtr1.pri, whole genome shotgun sequence genome contains a region encoding:
- the MLF1 gene encoding myeloid leukemia factor 1 isoform X3 — translation MPFAGFGFGIGDTDFGDPFSAMDRMMSNMRNSMLEMQRKFDDLSIQPEGHSFSSSSMMTYSKLGDEPPKVFQASSQTRTAPGGVRETRRALKDSESGLEKIAIGHHIQDRAHVIRKSKNAKTGDEEMNQEFINLDESEADTFDQEWQKEIMKFRPCRSRGAVEAPRSRSAHYSPRESVSRREKPLGAPGSRMPRDSLETLSVKGTQVPLKSSKK, via the exons ATGCCCTTTgcaggttttgggtttgggataGGG gatACAGATTTTGGGGATCCATTTTCTGCAATGGACAGGATGATGTCAAACATGAGGAACAGCATGctggaaatgcagaggaaatTC GATGACCTGTCCATCCAACCCGAGGGACACAGTTTCAGCTCCTCCTCCATGATGACCTATTCCAAACTGGGGGATGAACCTCCCAAAGTGTTCCAGGCGTCCAGCCAGACCCGCACGGCTCCGGGAGGG gTGAGGGAGACAAGAAGAGCACTGAAGGATTCAGAAAGTGGCCTGGAGAAAATCGCCATCGGTCACCACATTCAGGATCGGGCTCACGTCATCAGAAAATCCAAGAATGCCAAGACTGGGGATGAGGAGATGAACCAGGAATTCATCAACCTGGATGAAT ctgaggCTGACACCTTTGATCAGGAGTGGCAGAAGGAGATCATGAAGTTCAGGCCCTGCCgaagcagaggagctgtggaagcTCCAAGATCCAGAAGTGCCCATTACAGTCCCAGGGAAAGTGTATCAAGAAG AGAGAAGCCACTTGGAGCCCCAGGATCCAGAATGCCCAGGGATTCCTTGGAGACCCTGAGTGTGAAAGGAACACAGGTCCCCCTGAAGAGCTCCAAGAAAT
- the MLF1 gene encoding myeloid leukemia factor 1 isoform X2, with protein sequence MPFAGFGFGIGQDTDFGDPFSAMDRMMSNMRNSMLEMQRKFDDLSIQPEGHSFSSSSMMTYSKLGDEPPKVFQASSQTRTAPGGVRETRRALKDSESGLEKIAIGHHIQDRAHVIRKSKNAKTGDEEMNQEFINLDESEADTFDQEWQKEIMKFRPCRSRGAVEAPRSRSAHYSPRESVSRREKPLGAPGSRMPRDSLETLSVKGTQVPLKSSKK encoded by the exons ATGCCCTTTgcaggttttgggtttgggataGGG caggatACAGATTTTGGGGATCCATTTTCTGCAATGGACAGGATGATGTCAAACATGAGGAACAGCATGctggaaatgcagaggaaatTC GATGACCTGTCCATCCAACCCGAGGGACACAGTTTCAGCTCCTCCTCCATGATGACCTATTCCAAACTGGGGGATGAACCTCCCAAAGTGTTCCAGGCGTCCAGCCAGACCCGCACGGCTCCGGGAGGG gTGAGGGAGACAAGAAGAGCACTGAAGGATTCAGAAAGTGGCCTGGAGAAAATCGCCATCGGTCACCACATTCAGGATCGGGCTCACGTCATCAGAAAATCCAAGAATGCCAAGACTGGGGATGAGGAGATGAACCAGGAATTCATCAACCTGGATGAAT ctgaggCTGACACCTTTGATCAGGAGTGGCAGAAGGAGATCATGAAGTTCAGGCCCTGCCgaagcagaggagctgtggaagcTCCAAGATCCAGAAGTGCCCATTACAGTCCCAGGGAAAGTGTATCAAGAAG AGAGAAGCCACTTGGAGCCCCAGGATCCAGAATGCCCAGGGATTCCTTGGAGACCCTGAGTGTGAAAGGAACACAGGTCCCCCTGAAGAGCTCCAAGAAAT